Proteins from a single region of Punica granatum isolate Tunisia-2019 chromosome 8, ASM765513v2, whole genome shotgun sequence:
- the LOC116187144 gene encoding UDP-glycosyltransferase 89B2-like, whose amino-acid sequence MFHSFSSPLLIGPRLLHLPGEIMTLAGGGGAVKGHVLIIPFPTSGHVIPLLDLTRLLAMRGLTVTVLATPQILPLLSAYPSSVNALVLQLLPPEAARDVALASVYPRAAIQALGSLHGPLREWIAAQPNPPSVIISDMFVGWAHRLAEEVGIRRVLFSPSGAMALSVVFTLWRDMPKIADSVSFPEIPNSPTYPWRQLSGLFQAHREGEPVSEFIREGFLANMESWGVVVNTFNELEGPYMDHLRKIMGHDRVWATGPLLPPEADSFSRGGSSSVLADDMVSWLDSRKDGSVVYVCFGSQVRLAEEQMTALALGMEKSGANFVWVVRADGPMKVLEGFEDRVAGRGFVIKGWAPQLPILNHRAMGAFLTHCGWNSILEGIKAGVPMLAWPMGADQFVNATLIVDQLKVARRVSEGAGTVPDSDKLAEAITELIGEDRPERSRATEIKGAAVEAIDEGGCSYKDLDEFVKCIHASPLDSDIKS is encoded by the coding sequence ATGTTTCATAGTTTCTCGTCACCTTTACTCATCGGGCCACGTCTATTGCATCTTCCCGGAGAGATCATGACTCTGGCGGGAGGCGGCGGAGCCGTCAAAGGCCATGTGCTCATCATCCCGTTCCCGACATCGGGACACGTCATCCCGCTCTTGGACCTCACGCGCCTCCTCGCCATGCGTGGACTCACAGTCACCGTTCTCGCGACACCTCAAATCCTCCCCCTCCTCTCCGCCTACCCTTCCTCCGTCAATGCCCTCGTCCTCCAGCTCCTGCCACCCGAGGCGGCCAGGGACGTTGCCTTGGCCTCGGTGTATCCCCGGGCCGCCATCCAGGCTCTTGGCAGCCTCCACGGGCCCCTCCGGGAGTGGATTGCCGCCCAACCCAATCCGCCATCAGTGATCATTTCAGACATGTTCGTCGGTTGGGCCCACCGCCTCGCTGAGGAGGTGGGGATCAGGCGGGTGCTATTCTCACCCTCCGGCGCCATGGCACTTTCTGTAGTTTTCACCCTTTGGCGGGATATGCCAAAGATAGCCGACTCTGTCTCCTTCCCGGAGATACCGAATTCACCGACGTACCCATGGCGGCAGCTCTCCGGGCTGTTCCAGGCCCACCGGGAAGGCGAGCCGGTTTCGGAGTTCATTAGGGAAGGTTTCCTTGCTAATATGGAGAGTTGGGGTGTTGTCGTAAACACGTTCAACGAACTGGAGGGGCCCTATATGGACCACCTCAGGAAGATAATGGGCCACGACCGCGTTTGGGCCACTGGGCCGCTGCTCCCACCCGAGGCAGACTCGTTCAGCCGGGGCGGCTCCAGCTCGGTTCTGGCTGACGACATGGTTTCCTGGCTCGACTCCCGTAAGGATGGCTCCGTGGTCTACGTGTGCTTTGGGAGCCAGGTCAGGCTAGCCGAGGAACAGATGACTGCGCTTGCTCTAGGTATGGAGAAGAGCGGGGCCAACTTTGTGTGGGTGGTGAGGGCAGACGGGCCGATGAAGGTCCTCGAAGGCTTTGAGGACCGCGTGGCTGGAAGGGGATTCGTGATCAAGGGCTGGGCCCCGCAGCTCCCTATTCTAAACCACCGGGCCATGGGCGCATTCCTGACGCACTGCGGTTGGAACTCGATCCTGGAGGGGATCAAGGCAGGCGTCCCGATGTTGGCCTGGCCCATGGGGGCCGACCAGTTCGTGAATGCAACACTCATCGTGGACCAGCTAAAGGTGGCACGGAGGGTGAGTGAGGGGGCCGGGACCGTGCCGGACTCAGACAAGCTAGCCGAGGCGATCACTGAGTTGATCGGGGAAGATCGGCCCGAGAGGAGTCGAGCCACCGAGATAAAAGGGGCAGCAGTAGAAGCCATCGACGAAGGTGGTTGTTCATATAAGGACCTCGATGAGTTCGTTAAATGTATACATGCGTCGCCGTTAGACAGCGACATCAAATCCTAG
- the LOC116188049 gene encoding rhamnogalacturonan I rhamnosyltransferase 1-like isoform X1 translates to MCKVGRGEIKCEAKRGSLEMGLKVLGESRIEKLRSSMMVPASRSRMKLWMIRATTTVLLWTCVVQLTALGETWGPRVLKGWPSCLTQEAAVLDEKVSDVPARVLPPKRVYRNNGYLMVSCNGGLNQMRAAICDMVAIARYLNVTLIVPELDKTSFWNDPRFVHQESPLLGITCIFIEQFLYFDAVMLNCEYCLGSEFQDIFDVDHFITSLRDEVRILKELPPRLKKRVELGMTYSMPPISWSDISYYHNQILPLIQKYKVLHLNRTDARLANNGQPLDLQKLRCRVNFSALRFTSQIEELGRRVIKLLRQNGPFLVLHLRYEMDMLAFSGCTQGCSPEEAEELTRMRYAYPWWKEKIINSDLKRKDGLCPLTPEETALTLRALGIDQNIQIYIAAGEIYGGERRMATLAESYPRLVRKETLLEPPDLRFFQNHSSQMAALDYLVSLESDIFVPTYDGNMAKVVEGHRRFLGFKKTILLDRKLLVELIDQYNSGLLSWDQFSSAVKISHSNRMGSQSKRLVIPDRPKEEDYFYANPYECLQSSDDQLLSST, encoded by the exons ATGTGCAAAGTGGGTAGGGGTGAGATTAAGTGTGAGGCTAAAAGGGGGAGCTTGGAAATGGGGTTGAAGGTGTTGGGAGAGAGTAGAATCGAGAAGCTCAGAAGTTCGATGATGGTGCCGGCTTCTCGGTCGAGGATGAAGCTGTGGATGATCAGGGCCACCACCACCGTGCTCCTCTGGACGTGCGTCGTCCAACTGACGGCCTTGGGGGAGACTTGGGGCCCGAGGGTGTTGAAGGGTTGGCCATCTTGTCTCACTCAGGAGGCGGCGGTCTTGGATGAGAAGGTTTCCGATGTTCCGGCCCGCGTCTTGCCGCCCAAAA GGGTTTACAGGAATAATGGTTACCTGATGGTTTCATGCAATGGAGGACTTAATCAAATGAGAGCTGCG ATCTGCGATATGGTTGCAATAGCCAGATACTTGAATGTCACACTCATCGTCCCAGAGTTGGATAAAACCTCCTTCTGGAATGATCCCAGGTTTGTTCACCAAGAATCACCCCTTTTGGGAATaacatgcattttcattgagcaatttttatattttgatgcTGTTATGTTAAACTGTGAATATTGCTTGGGCAGTGAGTTTCAAGACATATTTGATGTGGATCATTTCATTACCTCCTTGAGAGATGAGGTCCGGATATTAAAGGAGTTGCCTCCTAGGCTTAAGAAGAGGGTGGAACTAGGGATGACTTATTCCATGCCGCCAATTAGTTGGTCAGACATATCCTACTATCATAATCAG ATTCTTCCTCTGATACAGAAGTACAAAGTTTTGCACTTGAATAGAACGGATGCCCGACTTGCAAATAATGGCCAACCACTGGACCTTCAGAAGCTGCGATGCCGGGTTAATTTCAGCGCCCTCAGGTTCACTTCCCAGATAGAGGAGCTAGGTAGAAGGGTCATTAAGCTTTTGAGGCAAAATGGCCCTTTTCTAGTTCTACATCTCCGATATGAAATGGATATGCTCGCATTTTCGGGATGCACACAGGGTTGTAGCCcagaagaagcagaagaacTGACGAGAATGAG GTATGCATATCCATGGTGGAAGGAGAAGATAATAAATTCAGacctgaaaagaaaagatggaCTGTGTCCTTTGACACCCGAAGAAACTGCTCTTACACTGAGGGCTCTCGGTATTGACCAAAACATTCAGATCTACATTGCGGCGGGTGAGATATATGGTGGAGAAAGAAGAATGGCAACTCTTGCAGAGTCTTACCCTAGACTG GTCAGGAAGGAGACCCTGTTGGAACCCCCGGATCTGAGATTTTTCCAGAATCATTCTTCTCAGATGGCAGCTCTTGATTACCTAGTCTCATTGGAGAGTGATATTTTTGTTCCAACATATGATGGAAACATGGCGAAGGTCGTTGAAGGACATCGCAG GTTTCTTGGATTCAAGAAGACAATCCTCTTAGACAGAAAGCTTTTGGTTGAGTTGATAGACCAGTATAATTCCGGATTACTCAGTTGGGATCAGTTCTCCTCTGCAGTTAAGATATCCCACTCGAATCGAATGGGCAGCCAGTCGAAGAGATTGGTTATCCCCGACAGACCCAAGGAAGAGGATTACTTCTATGCCAACCCATATGAGTGCTTGCAGTCATCAGATGATCAATTACTAAGCAGTACATGA
- the LOC116188049 gene encoding rhamnogalacturonan I rhamnosyltransferase 1-like isoform X2, whose amino-acid sequence MCKVGRGEIKCEAKRGSLEMGLKVLGESRIEKLRSSMMVPASRSRMKLWMIRATTTVLLWTCVVQLTALGETWGPRVLKGWPSCLTQEAAVLDEKVSDVPARVLPPKRVYRNNGYLMVSCNGGLNQMRAAICDMVAIARYLNVTLIVPELDKTSFWNDPSEFQDIFDVDHFITSLRDEVRILKELPPRLKKRVELGMTYSMPPISWSDISYYHNQILPLIQKYKVLHLNRTDARLANNGQPLDLQKLRCRVNFSALRFTSQIEELGRRVIKLLRQNGPFLVLHLRYEMDMLAFSGCTQGCSPEEAEELTRMRYAYPWWKEKIINSDLKRKDGLCPLTPEETALTLRALGIDQNIQIYIAAGEIYGGERRMATLAESYPRLVRKETLLEPPDLRFFQNHSSQMAALDYLVSLESDIFVPTYDGNMAKVVEGHRRFLGFKKTILLDRKLLVELIDQYNSGLLSWDQFSSAVKISHSNRMGSQSKRLVIPDRPKEEDYFYANPYECLQSSDDQLLSST is encoded by the exons ATGTGCAAAGTGGGTAGGGGTGAGATTAAGTGTGAGGCTAAAAGGGGGAGCTTGGAAATGGGGTTGAAGGTGTTGGGAGAGAGTAGAATCGAGAAGCTCAGAAGTTCGATGATGGTGCCGGCTTCTCGGTCGAGGATGAAGCTGTGGATGATCAGGGCCACCACCACCGTGCTCCTCTGGACGTGCGTCGTCCAACTGACGGCCTTGGGGGAGACTTGGGGCCCGAGGGTGTTGAAGGGTTGGCCATCTTGTCTCACTCAGGAGGCGGCGGTCTTGGATGAGAAGGTTTCCGATGTTCCGGCCCGCGTCTTGCCGCCCAAAA GGGTTTACAGGAATAATGGTTACCTGATGGTTTCATGCAATGGAGGACTTAATCAAATGAGAGCTGCG ATCTGCGATATGGTTGCAATAGCCAGATACTTGAATGTCACACTCATCGTCCCAGAGTTGGATAAAACCTCCTTCTGGAATGATCCCAG TGAGTTTCAAGACATATTTGATGTGGATCATTTCATTACCTCCTTGAGAGATGAGGTCCGGATATTAAAGGAGTTGCCTCCTAGGCTTAAGAAGAGGGTGGAACTAGGGATGACTTATTCCATGCCGCCAATTAGTTGGTCAGACATATCCTACTATCATAATCAG ATTCTTCCTCTGATACAGAAGTACAAAGTTTTGCACTTGAATAGAACGGATGCCCGACTTGCAAATAATGGCCAACCACTGGACCTTCAGAAGCTGCGATGCCGGGTTAATTTCAGCGCCCTCAGGTTCACTTCCCAGATAGAGGAGCTAGGTAGAAGGGTCATTAAGCTTTTGAGGCAAAATGGCCCTTTTCTAGTTCTACATCTCCGATATGAAATGGATATGCTCGCATTTTCGGGATGCACACAGGGTTGTAGCCcagaagaagcagaagaacTGACGAGAATGAG GTATGCATATCCATGGTGGAAGGAGAAGATAATAAATTCAGacctgaaaagaaaagatggaCTGTGTCCTTTGACACCCGAAGAAACTGCTCTTACACTGAGGGCTCTCGGTATTGACCAAAACATTCAGATCTACATTGCGGCGGGTGAGATATATGGTGGAGAAAGAAGAATGGCAACTCTTGCAGAGTCTTACCCTAGACTG GTCAGGAAGGAGACCCTGTTGGAACCCCCGGATCTGAGATTTTTCCAGAATCATTCTTCTCAGATGGCAGCTCTTGATTACCTAGTCTCATTGGAGAGTGATATTTTTGTTCCAACATATGATGGAAACATGGCGAAGGTCGTTGAAGGACATCGCAG GTTTCTTGGATTCAAGAAGACAATCCTCTTAGACAGAAAGCTTTTGGTTGAGTTGATAGACCAGTATAATTCCGGATTACTCAGTTGGGATCAGTTCTCCTCTGCAGTTAAGATATCCCACTCGAATCGAATGGGCAGCCAGTCGAAGAGATTGGTTATCCCCGACAGACCCAAGGAAGAGGATTACTTCTATGCCAACCCATATGAGTGCTTGCAGTCATCAGATGATCAATTACTAAGCAGTACATGA
- the LOC116189610 gene encoding dof zinc finger protein DOF5.4-like: MQDLQSIARERMFGPALERRLRPLSHHHQGALKCPRCDSMNTKFCYYNNYNLSQPRHFCKSCRRYWTKGGVLRNVPVGGGCRKNKRSKSKPSPPPASNNNISPAAAAAALAEAAQTAASSPPLQERKSSPYSSSESSSLTAAAASASATESVSGTAHPVASFPSDAAMLNFRDYESLVVPAADPANNPDHGTSFSALLGPGAETGAFTAVFGSFTGPVTAEAEAVPCGLELNSVLLGQHSHDTCQQPQWQNGEDQSRSIGGIFDQTVQVDFTAMGSGSCGGGFGPLDWQIKNQGEFDFTTTVNQAYWSQGQSQWTDRQDEGGHHSEPLPPVNFSQFLF, encoded by the coding sequence ATGCAAGATTTGCAGTCGATAGCCCGTGAGAGGATGTTCGGGCCTGCCCTGGAGAGGCGGCTCCGCCCGCTTAGCCACCACCACCAGGGGGCCTTGAAGTGTCCCCGGTGCGACTCCATGAACACCAAGTTCTGCTACTACAACAACTACAACCTCTCCCAGCCCCGCCACTTCTGCAAGTCCTGCCGCCGCTACTGGACAAAGGGCGGCGTCCTGCGGAACGTCCCCGTTGGCGGTGGCTGCCGCAAGAACAAGCGCTCCAAGTCCAAACCTTCCCCGCCGCCTGCGTCGAATAATAATATTAGCCCTGCCGCAGCAGCTGCAGCCCTTGCCGAGGCGGCCCAGACCGCCGCCAGTTCGCCGCCCCTGCAGGAGCGGAAATCGAGCCCGTACTCTAGCAGCGAGAGCTCCAGTCTCACTGCCGCTGCCGCCTCCGCCTCCGCCACGGAGTCCGTCTCCGGGACAGCTCATCCCGTCGCGTCCTTCCCCTCCGACGCTGCGATGTTGAATTTCCGCGACTACGAATCACTTGTGGTGCCCGCTGCGGACCCGGCTAATAATCCTGATCATGGCACGTCCTTCAGCGCGCTGCTCGGTCCCGGAGCCGAGACAGGGGCTTTCACGGCCGTCTTCGGGAGCTTTACCGGCCCCGTGACGGCCGAGGCCGAGGCAGTCCCTTGCGGGCTTGAGCTCAACAGCGTGCTGCTGGGCCAGCATAGCCATGACACGTGTCAGCAGCCCCAGTGGCAGAACGGCGAGGATCAGAGTCGGTCAATCGGGGGAATATTCGATCAGACGGTGCAGGTGGATTTTACCGCGATGGGGAGTGGGTCCTGCGGTGGAGGATTTGGACCGTTGGATTGGCAAATCAAAAATCAGGGTGAGTTTGATTTTACCACCACCGTTAATCAAGCATACTGGAGTCAGGGTCAGAGCCAGTGGACGGACCGACAAGATGAAGGTGGTCATCATTCCGAGCCTCTACCGCCCGTAAATTTCTctcaatttctattttaa